In a genomic window of Vicinamibacteria bacterium:
- the hydA gene encoding dihydropyrimidinase — protein MATTLVKNGTVITASDRYQADLYIDRGVITLIGQGLNLPADSVIDASGKLVMPGGIDVHTHLDMPFGGTNSADDFETGTIAAAHGGTTTLIDFAIQDFGEGLYPAFERWMKKAEGKSVIDYAFHIIVRELTDVVSGDMDKLIRHEGITSFKLFMAYPGVFMVDDATIFKALLKTRDNGGLICMHAENGGVIDTLVKEALRKGQTAPKYHALTRPTRAEGEATGRAIALAEMADVPIYIVHLSCSDALEKVKQARDMGLPAYAETCPQYLFLSYDDYERPGFEGAKYVMSPPLREKWNQDALWKGLAKNDLQVVSTDHCPFCMNEPPQKQLGKEDFSKIPNGAPGIETRLLLVWDGGVRTGKIDMHRFVEIVSTNPAKMFGLWPRKGTIAVGSDGDLVLFDPEKETTLSAQTHHMRVDYNPYEGRMVKGGPAVVLSRGEVLVDHGQLKGRPGRGQFVKRQPGRPLVG, from the coding sequence ATGGCCACGACTCTGGTGAAGAACGGCACCGTCATCACGGCATCGGACCGCTACCAGGCGGACCTCTACATCGACCGGGGCGTGATCACCCTCATCGGGCAGGGGCTGAACCTTCCCGCCGACAGCGTGATCGACGCCTCCGGCAAGCTGGTCATGCCCGGAGGCATCGATGTCCACACCCACCTGGACATGCCCTTCGGGGGCACGAATTCCGCCGACGATTTCGAGACCGGCACTATCGCCGCCGCCCACGGCGGCACCACCACCCTCATCGACTTCGCCATCCAGGACTTCGGGGAGGGGCTCTACCCCGCCTTCGAGCGATGGATGAAGAAGGCGGAGGGAAAGTCCGTCATCGACTACGCTTTTCACATAATCGTGCGCGAGCTGACGGACGTGGTTTCCGGAGATATGGACAAGCTGATCCGCCACGAGGGAATCACGTCCTTCAAGCTCTTCATGGCCTACCCGGGCGTCTTCATGGTGGACGACGCCACCATCTTCAAGGCCCTCCTGAAGACCCGCGACAACGGCGGCCTCATCTGCATGCACGCCGAGAACGGTGGCGTCATCGATACCCTGGTCAAGGAGGCGTTGCGCAAGGGCCAGACCGCTCCGAAGTACCACGCCCTCACGCGGCCGACTCGGGCCGAGGGGGAGGCGACGGGGCGGGCCATCGCCCTCGCGGAGATGGCCGACGTCCCCATCTACATAGTCCACCTCTCTTGCTCGGACGCGCTGGAGAAGGTGAAGCAGGCACGCGATATGGGCTTGCCCGCCTATGCCGAGACCTGCCCCCAGTACCTGTTTCTCTCCTACGACGACTACGAGCGACCGGGCTTCGAGGGGGCCAAGTACGTGATGTCGCCTCCCCTGCGCGAGAAATGGAACCAGGACGCGCTTTGGAAGGGCTTGGCCAAGAACGACCTTCAGGTTGTCTCCACCGACCATTGTCCGTTCTGCATGAACGAGCCGCCCCAGAAGCAGCTCGGGAAGGAAGACTTCTCAAAGATCCCGAACGGCGCCCCCGGCATCGAGACGCGGCTCCTGCTCGTGTGGGACGGCGGGGTCCGGACGGGCAAGATCGATATGCACCGCTTCGTGGAGATCGTGTCCACAAACCCCGCCAAAATGTTCGGCCTCTGGCCCCGGAAGGGAACGATCGCCGTCGGCTCGGACGGCGATCTCGTCCTCTTCGACCCCGAGAAGGAGACCACCCTGTCCGCCCAGACCCACCACATGAGGGTGGACTACAACCCCTATGAGGGACGGATGGTCAAGGGCGGCCCGGCCGTCGTGCTCTCAAGAGGCGAGGTTCTGGTGGATCACGGGCAGCTCAAGGGCCGGCCTGGACGCGGGCAGTTCGTGAAGCGGCAGCCGGGACGACCGCTGGTGGGGTGA